In Fusarium oxysporum Fo47 chromosome IX, complete sequence, the following proteins share a genomic window:
- a CDS encoding major facilitator superfamily domain-containing protein has translation MKHVEVDDQLVSAATPAPIPEEDLKKSERDLEEGSTSVEFDDPPSDDPNIVNWDGPDDPANPQNWSMKKKTINVILVSSVTFVTPLASSIFAPSIDQVMREFHSTNEQLASFIVSVYLLGYCFGPLVIAPLSEMYGRLPLYHICNVLFVAFTVACAKAPNLGGLIAFRLLAGLAGSCPLTIGAGSLADMISKEKRGAAMSSWALGPLFGPVIGPIAGGYLSAAKGWRWSFWVVAIVAGAITIVAFIFMRETYAYALLEKKAKKLRKETGNTKLRSILDNGTTTKEVFRLAITRPTKMLLFAPIVSLLSFYMALVYGYLYLLFTAMPALFEGEYHFSSGSVGLSYIGLGVGSLTGLVISGASIDRFAQYLTSKNGGEPKPEYRLPFMGGACFIVPAGLFMFGWSAEHKDHWIVPIIGTSFLGCGMIIVFMCISVYLVDAYVQYAASAIAASTVLRSLVGALLPLAGRSMYKSLGYGWGTSLLGFIAAAAIPLPFIFYKYGERIRRKNLFDVKF, from the exons ATGAAACATGTCGAAGTTGACGACCAGCTGGTCAGTGCTGCCACTCCAGCACCAATACCCGAAGAGGATCTCAAGAAAAGCGAAAGAGACCTTGAAGAGGGATCTACATCAGTCGAATTCGATGATCCTCCTTCCGATGACCCCAATATTGTTAATTGGGACGGCCCTGACGACCCAGCCAACCCTCAGAACTGGtcaatgaagaagaagacaatcAATGTCATCCTCGTCTCATCTGTTACATTCGTCAC GCCACTTGCGTCTTCCATCTTTGCACCAAGTATCGATCAAGTCATGAGGGAGTTCCACTCGACAAACGAGCAACTGGCATCGTTCATCGTCTCAGTATACCTTCTTGGTTACTGCTTTGGTCCCCTAGTCATCGCACCTTTGTCTGAAATGTACGGCCGACTCCCGCTGTACCACATCTGCAATGTTCTCTTCGTCGCCTTCACTGTGGCCTGCGCCAAGGCCCCTAACCTGGGGGGACTTATCGCATTCCGACTCCTTGCTGGCCTTGCTGGATCTTGCCCGCTAACAATCGGAGCTGGCTCGTTAGCTGATATGATCTCCAAGGAGAAGCGTGGAGCTGCCATGTCTTCATGGGCTCTTGGACCTCTTTTTGGACCAGTAATTGGACCGATTG CTGGTGGATATCTTTCGGCAGCGAAGGGCTGGCGATGGTCTTTCTGGGTTGTTGCTATTGTT GCTGGTGCGATCACGATTGTTGCTTTCATTTTCATGAGAGAAACATATGCGTAcgctcttcttgagaagaaggccaagaagctgcGCAAAGAAACAGGGAACACTAAGCTTCGTTCAATCCTTGACAATGGCACTACCACGAAGGAAGTCTTCCGTCTGGCTATCACGAGACCTACCAAGATGCTTCTCTTCGCGCCCATCGTGTCGCTTCTATCATTTTATATGGCTCTGGTGTACGGGTATCTCTACCTTCTCTTCACAGCCATGCCAGCACTCTTTGAGGGAGAATATCATTTCTCCAGTGGATCAGTTGGTCTGTCATATATTGGTCTCGGAGTTGGCTCCTTGACAGGGCTTGTTATTTCTGGAGCATCAATAGACCGCTTCGCTCAATATCTTACTAGCAAGAATGGTGGAGAGCCCAAGCCAGAGTATCGACTTCCGTTCATGGGGGGGGCTTGCTTCATCGTTCCGGCTGGATTATTTATGTTTGGATGGTCTGCTGAGCATAAAGACCATTGGATTGTGCCCATCATAGGTACTTCATTCTTGGGATGTGGCATGATCATCGTATTT ATGTGCATCTCAGTCTACTTGGTCGATGCATACGTTCAGTATGCTGCATCTGCCATTGCTGCAAGCACTGTACTTCGTTCGCTGGTTGGAGCATTATTGCCTCTTGCAGGACGAAGTATGTACAAGAGCCTAGGTTATGGATGGGGAACCTCATTGCTAGGCTTCattgcagctgcagcaaTCCCATTGCCGTTTATCTTTTACAAGTACGGCGAAAGAATTCGAAGAAAGAACTTGTTTGACGTCAAGTTCTAG
- a CDS encoding cytochrome c oxidase subunit IV family — MLRTSASNLLRKSLVRSTPALASRAASTHAISNPTLANIEKRWEGMPLQEQAELWMALRDRMQSNWTELTLQEKKAAYWIAFGPHGPRAADPPGTGARVAWGVFIGLAASVALFGAVRVVAKPAPYTMTQEYQEETNEFLKNQKSDPFTGITSPGYAGKGMVQSPPKGN; from the exons ATGCTGCGCACATCAGCCTCCAACCTGCTGCGCAAGAGCCTGGTGCGCAGCACTCCCGCCCTGGCCTCACGAGCTGCCTCGACTCACGCCATCTCTAACCCGACCCTCGCCAACATCGAGAAGCGATGGGAGGGCATGCCTCTCCAAGAGCAGGCCGAGCTCTGGATGGCTCTGCGTGATCGCATGCAGTCCAACTGGACCGAGCTGACCcttcaggagaagaaagctg CTTACTGGATTGCCTTCGGTCCTCACGGTCCCCGCGCTGCCGACCCCCCTGGAACCGGTGCCCGCGTCGCCTGGGGTGTCTTCATTGGTCTCGCCGCCAGTGTCGCTCTCTTCGGTGCTGTCCGTGTTGTCGCCAAGCCCGCTCCTTACACCATGACCCAGGAGTACCAGGAGGAGACCAACGAGTTCCTCAAG AACCAAAAATCCGATCCTTTCACCGGTATCACCTCTCCTGGTTACGCTGGCAAGGGTATGGTCCAGTCTCCCCCCAAGGGCAACTAA
- a CDS encoding P-loop containing nucleoside triphosphate hydrolase protein, protein MSPFVRALPTARCCLCHLSRCATRPVPTTTRCLSSYNSRLRQQHRYISGSPIASRRNNDFNSGFSSSYDPSVDAGRGPMFNKTNFGVPQFYPRDLKKRVDDYVVGQDRAKKTICATIFNHYQNLRRRHQHEHEDRNRRDKVMRQRFARDRELHQKRREMHPVEDEFPGHNESVRALHDNHEFDDDPMDHLYVAEDITVPDHVKIDKSNLLLVGPTGVGKTYILETLSKKINAGYIGQDVETCIERLLIEANYDIKATEHGIVVLDEFDKIARRETTTGRDVGGEGVQQALLKLVEGTKVTINVKDNRSSRSTPPITTNYSASGPSSSTPQAAPPGGKVDQYTIDTTNILFVFCGAFVGLDKAVLKRVARPTMGFGGELRGRSSMSGNKQTLPAETYTHLPHHNPQSASSFTPLDLTTPADLQSFGFIPELIGRLHNICALSPLSKEDLLRILTEPKNSLVAQYTALFETYPSRLFFTEKSLYAIAERAAASETGARGLKMEMERVLAEPMFDAPMPYVLITEGCVKGTEKAGYWGKDGRFEVDRRMQAEEMNPAKGEPENTFEKYREAGQSGG, encoded by the exons ATGTCGCCCTTCGTAAGGGCACTCCCTACCGCTCGTTGCTGTCTTTGCCATCTCTCGCGCTGTGCCACACGACCGGTACCTACTACGACACGTTGCCTATCCTCTTACAATTCCCGATTACGACAACAACACCGCTATATCTCAGGCTCCCCTATAGCTTCACGACGCAACAACGACTTCAATTCAGGCTTCAGTAGCAGCTATGACCCATCAGTCGATGCGGGGCGTGGCCCCATGTTCAACAAGACCAACTTTGGCGTACCGCAGTTCTACCCACGCGATCTCAAGAAAAGAGTAGACGACTACGTCGTTGGCCAGGACCGGGCCAAGAAGACAATATGCGCAACCATCTTCAATCACTACCAGAATCTACGGCGAAGACACCAACATGAGCACGAGGACCGGAACAGGCGGGATAAGGTAATGCGCCAGAGGTTTGCGAGAGACAGAGAACTGCATCAGAAACGTCGTGAGATGCACCCTGTCGAAG ATGAGTTCCCGGGCCATAATGAGTCGGTCCGTGCGCTTCACGATAACCACGAATTCGATGACGACCCAATGGACCATCTCTATGTTGCAGAGGATATAACAGTTCCCGATCACGTCAAGATAGACAAGAGTAACCTCCTTCTGGTCGGTCCCACGGGTGTTGGCAAGACTTACATACTAGA AACACTAAGCAAAAAGATAAAC GCTGGATACATAGGACAGGACGTTGAGACCTGCATCGAGCGGCTTCTTATCGAAGCCAATTATGACATCAAGGCAACAGAGCACGGTATTGTTGTTCTAGATGAATTCGACAAGATTGCAAGGCGCGAAACGACTACTGGTCGGGATGTTGGGGGCGAGGGTGTTCAACAGGCGCTGCTGAAGCTCGTTGAGGGAACAAAAGTTACCATCAATGTCAAGGACAACCGCTCATCCCGATCTACGCCACCTATCACGACGAACTATAGCGCATCTGGGCCATCTTCCTCGACTCCTCAGGCAGCTCCTCCAGGTGGCAAGGTTGACCAGTATACTATTGACACTACTAACATTCTCTTTGTGTTCTGCGGCGCCTTTGTCGGGCTAGACAAGGCTGTCCTGAAGAGAGTTGCAAGACCGACGATGGGATTCGGCGGAGAACTTAGGGGACGCTCCTCTATGTCTGGCAACAAGCAAACTCTGCCGGCAGAAACATATACGCATTTGCCTCACCACAACCCTCAATCAGCTTCATCGTTCACGCCGTTAGATCTTACCACTCCTGCTGATCTACAAAGCTTTGGTTTCATTCCCGAGTTGATAGGGCGTTTGCACAATATCTGTGCTCTTAGTCCGCTTTCTAAAGAAGATCTCTTACGTATTCTGACTGAACCCAAAAACAGCCTTGTTGCTCAGTATACCGCTCTTTTCGAGACGTACCCTTCGCGATTATTCTTCACAGAGAAATCATTATATGCTATCGCGGAGCGAGCTGCTGCTTCAGAAACAGGCGCCCGAGGTctcaagatggagatggagcgTGTCCTAGCAGAGCCCATGTTTGATGCTCCGATGCCTTATGTACTCATCACCGAGGGATGCGTAAAGGGAACGGAGAAGGCAGGATACTGGGGCAAGGACGGCCGGTTTGAGGTGGACAGAAGGATGCAGGCAGAAGAGATGAATCCAGCCAAAGGGGAACCCGAGAACACATTCGAAAAGTACCGAGAAGCAGGACAGAGCGGTGGCTAA
- a CDS encoding glycoside hydrolase superfamily: protein MAAIVENSSNSLDPNHSGGAVGDIPNDGTGVVKLDPWLEPFSEALRRRFSKTQDWIKTINDTEGGLEKFSRGAEKFGFNVDANNNIVYREWAPNATAAFLIGDFNNWDRNAHPMTKNDFGVFEITIPAKDGQPAIPHLSKVKISLNLPNGEHVDRLPAWIKYVTQDLSVSPAYDAHFWNPPASETYKFKNSRPKKPASVRVYEAHVGISSPDQRVATYKEFTKNMLPRIKNLGYNVIQLMAVMEHAYYASFGYQINNFFAASSRYGTPEDLKELIDTAHGLGITMLLDVVHSHASKNVLDGINEFDGTDHHYFHGGGKGRHDQWDSRLFNYGHHEVMRFLLSNLRFWMDEYQFDGFRFDGVTSMLYVHHGMGTGFSGGYHEYFGADVDEEAVVYMMLANEMLHELYPEVITIAEDVSGMPALCLPLSLGGVGFDYRLAMAIPDMWIKILKELKDDEWDIGNICHTLTNRRHGEKTIAYAESHDQALVGDKTLMMHLCDAEMYTNMSTLSPLTPVIDRGMALHKMIRLVTHGLGGEGYLNFEGNEFGHPEWLDFPREGNNNSFWYARRQLNLTDDPLLRYKFLDHFDRLMNQTEAKYGWLHAPQAYISLKHEGDKVIVFERGGLVFIFNFHPTNSFSDYRIGIDVAGTYRVVLNTDSKDVGGHNRVDENTRFFTTPMEWNNRKNWTHIYIPCRTALVLALESTISQQS, encoded by the exons ATGGCCGCAATTGTTGAAAACTCGTCCAATTCCTTGGACCCCAATCACTCTGGCGGTGCTGTGGGTGACATTCCTAACGACGGTACAG GCGTTGTGAAGCTCGATCCTTGGCTGGAACCCTTCAGCGAAGCCCTCAGAAGGCGCTTTTCTAAAACTCAAGATTggatcaagaccatcaatgATACCGAAGGTGGCCTTGAGAAGTTCAGCAGG GGCGCTGAGAAATTTGGCTTCAACGTCGATGCTAATAACAACATTGTCTACCGTGAATGGGCGCCCAATGCCACTGCCGCGTTCCTGATCGGCGACTTTA ACAACTGGGACCGCAATGCTCATCCCATGACCAAGAACGATTTTGGCGTCTTCGAAATTACAATTCCTGCCAAAGATGGACAGCCTGCCATTCCTCACCTTTCCAAAGTCAAG ATTTCGCTCAACTTGCCCAATGGCGAGCATGTTGATCGACTTCCGGCTTGGATCAAGTACGTGACGCAGGATTTGTCTGTATCTCCTGCATACGATGCCCACTTCTGGAACCCTCCAGCCTCCGAGACATACAAGTTCAAGAATTCTCGACCCAAGAAGCCCGCAAGCGTTCGTGTGTATGAGGCGCATGTCGGTATCTCCAGCCCTGACCAGCGGGTTGCGACTTACAAGGAGTTTACCAAGAACATGCTTCCACGAATTAAGAACCTAGGTTACAATGTGATTCAACTGATGGCTGTGATGGAACATGCGTACTATGCCAGCTTTGGCTATCAaatcaacaacttcttcgCAGCTAGCAGTCGATACGGTACTCCCGAGGacctcaaggagctcatTGACACCGCTCACGGCCTCGGAATTACCATGCTTCTCGATGTTGTCCACAGCCACGCTTCCAAGAACGTGCTCGATGGCATCAACGAGTTTGATGGTACCGATCACCATTACTTCCATGGTGGCGGCAAGGGCCGACACGATCAGTGGGACAGCCGGCTATTCAACTACGGCCACCATGAGGTGATGCGGTTCTTGCTGAGCAACTTGCGTTTTTGGATGGACGAGTACCAATTCGACGGTTTCCGATTTGATGGAGTGACCAGCATGCTATATGTTCATCATGGCATGGGCAC GGGCTTCTCCGGTGGCTATCATGAGTACTTCGGCGCAgatgttgacgaggaggCTGTTGTCTATATGATGCTTGCAAACGAAATGTTGCATGAACTCTACCCAGAGGTCATTACCATTGCTGAGGATGTCTCTGGTATGCCAGCACTCTGCCTGCCACTTTCTCTTGGTGGCGTTGGATTCGACTACCGCCTTGCCATGGCCATTCCTGATATGTGGATCAAGATTCTgaaggaactcaaggatgatgaatGGGATATTGGCAACATCTGCCATACACTTACCAACCGTCGACACGGCGAAAAGACTATCGCCTATGCTGAGAGCCACGACCAGGC TCTTGTCGGTGACAAAACACTCATGATGCATCTGTGTGACGCTGAAATGTATACCAACATGTCTACTCTGTCGCCCCTGACTCCTGTCATTGATCGTGGTATGGCACTCCACAAGATGATTCGACTTGTGACACACGGCCTTGGAGGAGAGGGATATCTGAACTTTGAGGGTAACGAATTTGGTCACCCCGAGTGGCTCGACTTCCCGCGTGAGGGCAACAACAACTCATTCTGGTATGCTCGACGACAGCTCAACCTTACGGATGATCCCTTGCTCCGATACAAGTTCCTTGATCACTTTGACCGCTTGATGAACCAGACTGAGGCCAAGTATGGTTGGCTCCATGCGCCACAGGCGTATATCTCATTGAAACATGAAGGTGACAAGGTTATTGTGTTTGAGCGCGGTGGTCTGGTCTTTATCTTTAACTTCCACCCAACCAACAGCTTCAGCGACTACCGTATCGGAATTGATGTCGCAGGAACTTACCGTGTCGTTCTCAACACAGATAGCAAGGATGTTGGTGGTCACAACCGTGTCGATGAGAACACCCGATTCTTCACTACCCCCATGGAATGGAACAACAGGAAGAACTGGACTCATATCTATATTCCCTGCCGAACTGCTTTG GTTCTGGCTCTTGAGTCCACAATTTCCCAGCAGTCCTGA
- a CDS encoding P-loop containing nucleoside triphosphate hydrolase protein, giving the protein MFKSGISSFARAARPAVLPRRALRPSSLRLPISSRWASTASVGTGKIHQVIGAVVDVKFDTQKLPAILNSLETENNGQKLVLEVSQHLGENVVRCIAMDGTEGLVRGASAQDTGAPITIPVGPATLGRIMNVTGDPIDERGPIKTDKRLPIHTEAPEFVEQSTSAEVLVTGIKVVDLLAPYARGGKIGLFGGAGVGKTVFIQELINNIAKAHGGYSVFTGVGERTREGNDLYHEMQETSVIQLDGESKVALVFGQMNEPPGARARVALTGLTVAEYFRDEEGQDVLLFIDNIFRFTQAGSEVSALLGRIPSAVGYQPTLAVDMGGMQERITTTTKGSITSVQAVYVPADDLTDPAPATTFAHLDATTVLSRGISELGIYPAVDPLDSKSRMLDPRVVGQEHYDVATRVQQILQEYKSLQDIIAILGMDELSEADKLTVERARKIQRFLSQPFTVAQVFTGIEGKLVDLKETINSFKAILNGEGDSLPEGAFYMVGDFASAKAKGEKILAELEGQ; this is encoded by the exons ATGTTCAAGAG CGGCATTTCCTCCTTCGCCCGCGCGGCTCGCCCGGCCGTCCTCCCTCGACGTGCCCTCCGACCTTCATCTCTCCGACTCCCCATCTCCAGCCGATGGGCGAGCACTGCCAGCGTCGGCACCGGCAAGATTCACCAG GTCATCGGTGCCGTCGTCGACG TCAAGTTCGATACTCAGAAGCTCCCCGCCATTCTCAACTCTCTTGAGACTGAGAACAATGGCCAGAAGCTCGTTCTCGAGGTTTCC CAACATTTGGGAGAGAACGTCGTCCGTTGCATTGCTATGGATG GTACTGAGGGTCTCGTCCGAGGTGCTTCCGCCCAGGACACTGGTGCTCCCATCACCATTCCTGTTGGTCCCGCCACTCTTGGCCGTATCATGAACGTCACTGGTGACCCCATTGACGAGCGTGGTCCCATCAAGACTGACAAGCGCCTTCCTATCCACACCGAAGCCCCCGAGTTCGTCGAGCAGTCCACCTCTGCTGAGGTTCTTGTTACTGGTATCAAGGTCGTCGATCTTCTTGCTCCCTACGCCCGTGGTGGAAAGATTGGTCTCTtcggtggtgctggtgtcGGCAAGACTGTGTTCATTCAGGAgcttatcaacaacatcgccaaggcCCACGGTGGTTACTCCGTCTTCACTGGTGTCGGTGAGCGAACTCGTGAGGGTAACGATCTGTACCACGAAATGCAGGAGACTTCCGTCATTCAGCTTGATGGCGAGTCCAAGGTCGCCCTGGTCTTCGGTCAGATGAACGAGCCCCCTGGAGCTCGTGCCCGTGTCGCCCTTACCGGTCTTACTGTAGCTGAATACTTCAGAGATGAGGAGGGTCAGGACGTGCTGCTCTTCATTGACAACATTTTCCGATTCACTCAGGCCGGTTCCGAGGTGTCTGCCCTTCTCGGTCGTATCCCCTCTGCCGTCGGTTACCAGCCCACCCTCGCCGTCGACATGGGTGGTATGCAAGAGCGTAttaccaccaccaccaagggTTCCATTACCTCCGTCCAGGCCGTCTACGTCCCTGCTGACGATTTGACTGATCCTGCCCCTGCCACCACCTTCGCTCACTTGGACGCCACCACTGTCTTGTCTCGTGGTATCTCTGAGTTGGGTATCTACCCCGCTGTCGACCCTCTCGACTCCAAGTCCCGTATGTTGGATCCCCGAGTTGTCGGTCAGGAGCACTACGACGTCGCCACCCGTGTCCAGCAGATCCTCCAGGAGTACAAGTCTCTTCAGGATATCATTGCCATTCTGGGTATGGATGAGTTGTCTGAGGCCGACAAGCTTACTGTCGAGCGTGCCCGTAAGATCCAGCGTTTCCTGAGCCAGCCTTTCACCGTCGCCCAGGTTTTCACTGGTATCGAGGGTAAGCTCGTCGACCTTAAGGAGACCATCAACTCCTTCAAGGCCATCCTTAACGGTGAGGGTGACAGCCTTCCTGAGGGTGCCTTCTACATGGTTGGTGACTTCGCCTccgccaaggccaagggtgAGAAGATTCttgctgagcttgagggTCAGTAA
- a CDS encoding thiamine diphosphate-binding protein, with product MLRNSLCRASSQLLRGARCSAASSTASISTLSARTSSWKLAASRRPLAVAARRNYATSATSAPPDPNDNFLSGSTASYIDEMYMQWRQDPESVHVSWQIYFKNMESGEMPISQAFQPPPNLVPNMTGGVPRLAGNLAMEDGSDVTNHLKVQLLVRAYQSRGHHTAKIDPLGIRGTNDAKGFSNIKPKELTLEHYGFTEKDMDTEYTLGPGILPRFKRDGREKMTLREIVDACERIYCGSFGVEFIHIPDRDKCDWLRERLEVPTPFKYSVDEKRRVLDRLIWSSSFESFLATKYPNDKRFGLEGCETLVPGMKALIDRSVDYGVKDIVIGMPHRGRLNVLSNVVRKPNESIFSEFAGTNGAEDEGSGDVKYHLGMNFERPTPSGKRVQLSLVANPSHLEAEDPVVLGKTRAIQHYNNDEKTHRTAMSVLLHGDAAFAAQGIVYECLGFHSLPAFSTGGTIHLVVNNQIGFTTDPRFARSTAYCTDIAKAIDAPVFHVNADDVEAVNFVCQLAADWRAEFQHDVVIDLNCYRKYGHNETDQPSFTQPLMYKRITEKEPQIDIYVNKLIEEGSFSKADVDEHKQWVWGMLEESFTKSKDYTPTSKEWTTSAWNGFKSPKELATEVLATNETSVKSTTLEHIGTVIGSTPEGFHVHRNLKRILANRTKSVVEGKNIDFPTAEALAFGSLVTEGYHVRVSGQDVERGTFSQRHAVFHDQETEDTYTPLQHLSQDQGKFVISNSSLSEFGALGFEYGYSLSSPHALVMWEAQFGDFANNAQCIIDQFIASGEVKWMQRTGLVMSLPHGYDGQGPEHSSGRLERYLQLSNEDPRDFPTGEKLVRQHQDCNMQIAYMTSPANLFHILRRQMHRQYRKPLVIFFSKSLLRHPLARSNIEEFTGENAGFQWIIPDPEHETGAIKAPEEIERVILCSGQVWAALHKHRSENNLDNVAITRIEQLNPFPWQQLKENLDQYPNAKTIVWCQEEPLNAGAWSFTQPRIETLLNNTEHHTRKHVMYAGRNPSASVATGLKQVHMKEERELLEMAFTVKQDKLKGE from the exons ATGTTGAGGAATTCGCTCTGTAGAGCTAGCTCGCAGCTCCTTCGCGGTGCTCGATGCTCTGCTGCCTCGTCTACCGCCTCTATCTCGACCCTCTCGGCCCGTACATCATCATGGAAGCTCGCCGCCTCCCGCCGCCCTCTGGCCGTTGCTGCTCGTCGCAACTATGCGACCAGCGCGACTTCTGCGCCTCCCGATCCTAACGATAACTTCCTCTCCGGAAGCACCGCTAGCTACATCGATGAGATGTACATGCAGTGGAGGCAAGATCCTGAGAGCGTCCATGTCTCTTGGCAGATCTACTTCAAGAACATGGAGAGCGGCGAGATGCCCATCTCTCAAGCTTTCCAGCCTCCTCCTAACCTGGTCCCTAACATGACCGGTGGCGTCCCTCGCCTTGCTGGCAACCTGGCCATGGAGGATGGCTCAGATGTCACCAACCATCTCAAggttcagcttcttgtccGCGCTTACCAGTCTCGCGGTCATCATACCGCCAAGATTGATCCCCTCGGTATCCGAGGTACAAACGATGCCAAGggcttctccaacatcaagcCCAAGGAATTGACTCTTGAGCACTATGGTTTCACCGAGAAGGACATGGACACCGAGTACACCCTCGGCCCTGGTATCCTGCCTCGCTTCAAGCGTGATGGTCGTGAGAAGATGACTCTCCGTGAGATTGTCGATGCTTGCGAGAGAATCTACTGCGGTTCTTTCGGTGTTGAGTTTATTCATATCCCTGACCGTGACAAGTGCGACTGGCTCCGTGAACGTCTTGAGGTCCCTACTCCTTTCAAGTACTCTGTCGATGAGAAGCGCCGTGTTCTTGACCGACTTATCTGGAGTTCCAGCTTCGAGTCTTTCCTGGCCACTAAGTACCCCAACGACAAGCGATTCGGTCTCGAGGGTTGTGAGACCCTTGTCCCTGGTATGAAGGCTCTCATTGACCGCAGTGTCGACTATGGTGTCAAGGACATTGTCATCGGTATGCCTCACCGTGGTCGTCTCAATGTTCTCTCCAACGTCGTCCGAAAGCCCAACGAGTCTATTTTCAGCGAGTTCGCTGGTACAAACGGTGCCGAGGATGAGGGATCTGGTGACGTCAAGTACCATCTTGGTATGAACTTCGAGCGTCCCACTCCCTCCGGCAAGCGTGTTCAGCTTTCTCTGGTCGCCAACCCTTCGCATCTCGAGGCTGAGGATCCCGTCGTCTTGGGCAAGACCCGCGCTATCCAGCACTACAACAACGATGAGAAGACTCACCGCACCGCCATGAGTGTTCTCCTTCACGGTGATGCCGCCTTTGCTGCCCAGGGTATCGTCTACGAGTGTCTCGGCTTCCACTCTCTCCCCGCCTTTTCTACCGGTGGTACCATTCACCTCGTCGTCAACAACCAGATTGGTTTCACCACCGATCCTCGATTCGCCCGATCTACCGCCTACTGTACCGATATTGCCAAGGCCATCGACGCTCCTGTTTTCCACGTTAATGCTGATGATGTCGAGGCTGTCAACTTTGTCTGCCAGCTTGCTGCCGATTGGCGCGCCGAGTTCCAGCACGATGTTGTCATTGACCTCAACTGCTACCGAAAGTACGGCCACAACGAGACCGACCAGCCTTCCTTCACCCAACCGCTCATGTACAAGCGCATTACTGAGAAGGAGCCTCAAATCGACATCTAcgtcaacaagctcatcgagGAGGGTTCTTTCTCCAAGGCGGATGTCGATGAGCACAAGCAGTGGGTCTGGGGCATGCTCGAGGAGAGCTtcaccaagtccaaggacTACACTCCTACCTCCAAGGAGTGGACCACCTCTGCTTGGAACGGTTTCAAGTCTCCCAAGGAACTGGCCACCGAAGTTTTGGCTACTAACGAGACAAGTGTCAAGAGCACCACTCTCGAGCATATCGGTACCGTTATTGGAAGCACTCCCGAGGGCTTCCATGTTCACCGCAACTTGAAGCGTATTCTCGCCAACCGAACCAAGTCTGTTGTCGAGGGCAAGAACATCGACTTCCCTACTGCCGAGGCTCTGGCCTTTGGTTCTCTCGTTACTGAGGGTTACCACGTCCGTGTCTCCGGTCAGGATGTCGAGCGTGGCACCTTCTCTCAGCGACACGCTGTCTTCCACGACCAGGAGACCGAGGATACCTACACTCCCCTTCAGCACCTGAGCCAGGATCAGGGCAAGTTCGTCATCTCTAACTCTTCCCTAAGTGAGTTTGGTGCTCTGGGCTTTGAGTATGGTTACTCGCTGTCCTCACCCCACGCCCTTGTCATGTGGGAGGCCCAGTTCGGTGACTTTGCCAACAACGCTCAATGTATCATCGACCAGTTTATCGCTTCTGGTGAGGTCAAGTGGATGCAGCGAACCGGTCTTGTCATGTCTCTGCCCCACGGTTACGATGGTCAGGGTCCCGAGCACTCTTCTGGACGTCTCGAGCGATACCTTCAGCTCAGCAACGAGGATCCCCGTGATTTCCCCACTGGTGAGAAGCTTGTCCGTCAACACCAGGACTGCAACATGCAGATCGCCTACATGACCTCTCCTGCCAACTTGTTCCATATTCTCCGCCGCCAGATGCACCGCCAGTACCGCAAGC CCCTCgttatcttcttctccaaatCTCTTCTCCGTCACCCTCTGGCTCGTAGCAACATTGAGGAGTTCACTGGCGAGAACGCTGGCTTCCAGTGGATTATCCCTGATCCCGAGCATGAGACTGGTGCTATCAAGGCTCCTGAGGAGATTGAGCGCGTTATTCTCTGCAGCGGTCAGGTTTGGGCTGCCCTTCACAAGCACCGATCTGAGAACAACTTGGACAATGTCGCCATCACTCGCATTGAGCAGCTTAACCCCTTCCCTTGGCAACAACTCAAGGAGAACCTTGACCAATACCCCAACGCCAAGACCATCGTCTGGTGCCAGGAGGAGCCTCTCAACGCCGGTGCCTGGAGCTTCACTCAGCCCCGTATCGAGACTCTGCTCAACAACACTGAGCACCACACCCGCAAGCACGTCATGTACGCTGGCCGAAACCCTAGTGCTTCCGTCGCCACTGGTCTCAAGCAGGTTCACATGAAGGAGGAGCGCGAACTCCTAGAGATGGCTTTCACTGTTAAACaggacaagctcaagggcgAGTAA